AATATAAAGAAGCGAAATGGTGGCGAGATGCTTGTTTGTTGTATTTCCAGCAGTTTTCGGGTAAGGAATTACCACAAGGTGTTGAAAAACCAACGAAAACTTTAGACTATTTTCAATCATTAAAATTCCCCTTTGCACCAGGAAACTAATTAAAAAATGATGTTTATAACGATACCAAAATTAATCACCAAAGCAGTATTTTTAAGCCTACTATTTTTTACATCAAATAGTATTCAAGCGGTACAACCTGAAAAATATGTTTCATCTGTAACTTCAAATGGGAGCTTTCCCTTAGCAAGTAACTCGCTTGTAGCTTCGTTTTTAATAAGTGAAAATGATTTTCCGGGTGTTAAACGGGTTGTAGGGCATCTCCAAAATGACATTCAAAATGTTACAGGTTTTGCGCCAAATATTTTTAATAGCCTGCCTGAAAACGAAGATTTTCTTGTAATTATTGGCACTTTAGGAAAAAGTAAAATTATAGATAAATTAATTAAAGAAGGAAAAATTGATGCCAATCAATTGAAAGGTAAATGGGAGAAATTCACCACTCAAATTATTGAAAACCCTTTTCATGGAATAAAAAAAGCCTTGGTTATTGCAGGTTCAGACAAGCGAGGCACGATTTACGGAATGTATGATCTTTCAAGTCAAATTGGTGTGTCGCCTTGGTATTTTTGGGCAGATGTTCCTATAAAAAAACAATCCGAATTACACGTGCTTTCTGGTATTCATACTTTGGGAGAGCCTAAAGTTAAGTACAGAGGATTTTTTATAAATGATGAAGCTCCTGCTTTAACAGGTTGGGTTTATGAAAAGTATGGCGATTTTAACGCTCAGTTCTATGACAAAGTTTTTGAACTTATACTTAGAATGAAAGGGAATTATTTATGGCCCGCCATGTGGCCGCCAAGAAAGTTTAATGTAGATGATCCTCAAAATGCTATTCTTGCAGATGAATATGGCATCGTCATGGGAACCTCACATCATGAACCTCTAACACGTGCTCATGCCGAATGGAATAAATCTGTTAGCGGAGCCTGGGATTTTAATACCAATGCAGATGGTTTAAAAGCCTTTTGGAAAGGTGGCTTGGAGCGAATGGGAACTAAAGAAAACCTGATAACCATTGGAATGCGTGGTGATGGCGATGAAGCCATGAGTGAAGAAACTGCCACAGGTTTACTTGAAATAATTGTAAAAGAGCAACGTAAAATTATTGCAGAGGTAACGGGCAAATCTGCTGAAGAAACACCACAAATATGGGCACTTTATAAAGAGGTTCAAGATTATTATGATAAAGGCATGCAAGTACCAGATGATGTTACATTGTTGCTTTGCGACGACAATTGGGGTAATCTAAGAAAGTTACCAAGTCTCGATGCAAAACCACGTAAAGGAGGTTATGGTATTTACTATCATTTTGATTATGTAGGAGGTCCTAGAAACTATAAATGGTTAAATACGAATCAAATAGAGCGTGTTTGGGAGCAAATGCATTTGGCTTACGAACATGGTGTGAACAACTTATGGATTGTAAATGTAGGTGATATTAAACCTATGGAATTTCCTATTCAATTTTTCTTTGACTATGCTTGGAATCCTGAAAAATGGCATGCCGATAATTTACAGGATTATTACATTTTATGGGCAAAAGATGTTTTTGGAGGCATTCAAACAGCTGCTATTGCAGATGTCATGAAAAAATATACCAAGTATAATGCCAGAAGAAAACATGAGTTAATAGATGCCTCAACCTACAGTTTACATCATTATAATGAAGCTAATAGGGTTGTTGACCAATATAATGCACTAGCGAAAAGGGCGCAAGCAATAAGCGACGAACTTCCTGAAATGTATAAAGATGCCTATTATCAATTGGTGCTTTTTCCAGTATTAGCAAGTGCCAACCTTAATGAACTTTATATAAGCGCCGCAAAAAACAATCTGTATGCAAAACAAGGTAGGGCATCAACAAATTTTTATGCCGATAAAGTAAAAGAGTTATTTAATAAAGACATAGAATTAACAAACTATTACCATAAAGAGGTGGCTAATGGGAAGTGGAACCATATGATGTCCCAAACCCACATTGGTTATGAAATTTGGCAGGAACCTAAGTTTAACAAGATACCAGAAACCTTTAAAATAGATGAAGCTGATGGTGCAGAAATGGGCGTTTCTATTGAAGGTTCTAAAGAATGGTGGTCTGGAACTAATGATGATGCCATACTTCCCGTTTTTGATTCTTTTAATAATCAAAAATATAGTATTGATATTTTTAACAGAGGTAAAAAAAGCTTTAATTATGAAATAAAAGCGCATGATGCTTGGGTGAAAATTTCAGAACCTAACGACACTATTGAAAACCAAAAAAGCATAAAAGTAAGTATTGATTGGGATAATGTTCCTGAAGGCATTCAAAATTCAGATATAACTATTATTGGTGCAGGAAAACAAATACCAGTTTATATAAAAGTAAACAATATAAAAAAGAGTTCTATAAAAGGATTTGTTGAAAACAATGGTTTTATGGCAATAGAAGCAGCGCATTATTCTAATAAATATGAACCTAAACCTTTTCAGTGGAAAGTAGTGGAAAATTTAGGTAAAACAGGCGATGCTGTCATTTCATTACCAATAAAGAAGGGCAGGGTAGAACTTTCAAAAAAATCACCGAAGTTATCTTATAGTTTAAATTTTCAAAACAAAGGAAAAGTAAAAGTTCACATGCATTTTTCTCCGACTATTAATTATTCAACAAGGGAAGGTATGTATTTTGGTTTATCGTTCGATAAAGAAAAACCTATTCAAATAGATTACGATTCAGATCCTTATATTTTTAATTATAATGGTAAAGTTCCTGAAAATTGGGATAGAAATGTTGCAGATAATATTAAAATCATCACCACAGAATTTAATATAAATAAAGCAGGGAATCATACTCTGAATTATTATAGAATTGATGAAGGTTTGGTACTTCAAAAAATCATTATAGAAACAGAAAACAGTAAATTAAGAGAAGTATATCTCGGACCTATTGAAAGCTAAAAAAAAGATTAAATACACCACGACGTTTAAGATTAAACTAAAGAAGTATGAAACCAATTAAATTTATATTGCTAATTTTTATTTCACTAATCATGAGTTGCAGCTCATCTGAAGATGGCCCTCAAGTAACGTCTCCAACGCCAACGCCAAAAGCGACTACATTAAAGGAAGCAGCTAATTTTCCAATAGGGAATATAGTTTCAGCGAGTAGACTTTCTAATGACAATAATTTTAAAATATTATTAAATAAAGAGTTTAATAGTATTACAGCAGAGAATGACATGAAAATGGCTTCTATGTTTACGGGTCCAAATACTTATGATTTTAGTAAAGGAGACGCCATAGTTGCATATGCAAAAGCAAATGGATTTAGAGTTCATGGGCATGCCTTAGTTTGGCATGCATCCATACCGAACTGGTTAAAAAACTATGCTGGAACCGATGCCGATTTTGAAGCCCAAGTTAAAGATTATATAAAAGCCACAGTGGCGCACTTTGCAACTTTTAAAAATTCGGAAGGAAAATCTATTGTAGAAAGTTGGGATGTAGTAAATGAGCATTTTACAAGTGATGCAGCTGCAGCTGTTTTTAATACCAGAATAGGAAGTGATTATGTGTCGAAATGCTTTATCTGGGCTCGTGAAGCCGATCCTAATGTAAAATTATTCTATAATGATTATAGCTTAGGTAGTCAAGGCTCTAAAGCTTCTCAAGTTGTAAGTATGGTAAATACATTTAAAACGACCGCAACGCCCATAGATGGTATTGGCATGCAAATGCATATAGATTATCAAAATCCAACTTTGGCAACCTTAACAGATAATTTAAACATGCTCAAAGCTACAGGATTATTAATTCACTTTTCTGAAGTAGATATGACTGTAAATAAAAACAAAGCATTAACCTCTTTAACAACTGAGCGGTCTAATGCTCAAAAAGATAGATATAAAGATATAGCGATATTATACAAAACCATTCCTGCTGCACAACAATATGGAATTACTTTTTGGGGAATGAGAGATAATGATAGTTGGTTATTAAGTTTTAACAACAACCAAAATGAATGGCCATTATTATTTGATTCAAATTATAAATACAAACCAGCTTTTACTGGTTTTCTTGAAGGGTTAAATAAATAACAAATAAAAATAATGAATACATTAAGACAAATTGCATTTATAACAACGATATTAATTACAACTTTTAGTTGTAAAGAAGTAAATACGTCTGGGGCTTCTAAAGCCATTAATCTAAAAGATGTTTATAAAGAAAATTTTTATATAGGTGTAGCCGTCAATGAAAACCAAATATTAGAAAATGATTCATTAGAAGCTACACGAATAGAAAATGAGTTTAATAGCATTACTGCTGAAAACATCATGAAATCAATGTTCATCCACCCAGTAAAAGACAGCTTTGATTTTAAATTAACCGATAAGTTTGTTGCTTTAGGAGAAAAAAATAACATGTTCATTCACGGCCATACCTTAATCTGGCATAGCCAATTATCCCCTTGGTTTACAGAAATAAAAGATAGCACAGAAATGGCCAATGCTATGGAACATCATATAAAAACTATTGTTGGCAGATACAAAGGGAAAATAAATTCTTGGGATGTTGTAAATGAAGCTTTAAATGAAGATGGCACATTAAGAAAAACCGTTTTTTTGGATGTTTTAGGTGAAGACTATTTACCATTGGCATTCAAATGGGCGTTTGAAGCAGATGCGAATACAAAGTTGTATTATAACGATTATAATATGACTAATGAAGAAAAAAGAAAAGGTGCCATTAGAATGATAAAGCGTATACAAGAAAAAGGAATAAAAGTAGATGGCATAGGTATGCAAGGTCACTGGGGTTTAGAAAAACCAAGTATTGAAGATATTGAAAAAAGCATTTTGGACTATGCGTCTTTAGGTGTAAAAGTGGCCATTACAGAACTGGATATAAATGTGTTGCCAAGTCCATGGGATTTGGTTGGTGCCGATGTGAACCAAAATTTTGAAGGCAGCAAAAAAATGAACCCTTATCCTAAAAATTTACCAGATTCCATTCAAACAAAATTCGCAAATCGATATCAAGATATTTTTAAACTATTCTTAAAGCATCAAGATAAAATTAGTAGGGTTACCTTTTGGGGTGTAAACGATGGTCAATCTTGGCTCAACGATTGGCCTATAAAAGGACGAACCAATTACCCTTTACTTTTCGATAGGGAATTGAAGCCTAAGGCTGCTTATGATAGTATTATTGCTTTAAAATTAAAATACAAATCCAACTAAAACACAAAGAATAACTAATGAATTCCACTTCGCAAAAATTATCCATCAAGGAAAAGATAGGATATAGTTTAGGTGACCTTGCTGCAAACTTGGTGTTTCAAACGTTGATAACCTATCTGGCTTATTTTTATACAGACATATATGGATTATCTCCAACACACTCATCCATAATTATGTTAGTCGTTGGATTGGTTGCGGCCTTCATTTTTAATCCAATCGTTGGAGCCATTGCCGATAGAACAAATACAAGATGGGGGAAATTTCGTCCTTGGATTTTGTGGACAGCAGTGCCACTTGGCATTATTGCTATTTTGGCATTTTCTACACCTGATTTTTCATATAAAGGTAAAGTCATATATGCCGTAGTAACTTATACACTATTATTGATATTGTATGCTGCAAACAATCTCCCTTATTCGGCACTTAGTGGTGTTATTACAGGTAACATGGCAGAAAGAAACAGTTTGTCATCCTATAGATTTGTAGCTGTTATGTTTGCTCAATTTTTTGTGCAAGTATTTATGCTTGGGATTATAAAAAGTGCAGGAGGTGGTGATAAAGCCATAGGAATAGAAAAAGTAATGACTGTATTGGCCATTGTAGGTACTATTATGCTAATTATAACCTTTTTAACAACAAAAGAACGTGTCGTTCCAAAACCTGAACAAAAATCAAGTATTAAAGAAGATTTAGGTGATTTAGTCAAAAATAAACCGTGGCTAATTATGCTATCACTTACTACGCTTGTGTTTGTTACACTTGCCATGAAAGGGGGTGCTTATGTGTATTATTTTGAAAACTATGTAGACAGAGAACAATTAGCTGTGGTTATTCATCCCATTTTAGATTTCCTATTATCAATAGGGATGGATCATTTTGGAGATGACCCAATTTCTGCGGGATTTGGATTATTTAATGCTGGTGGTATCATTTTTATGATAGTAGGCATTATGTTGTCTAAAAAACTCGCTGATACATATGGTAAAAGAGACGTGTTTGCAACATTTCTTTTTATTTCAACTTTGTTTATTCTTGCCTTTTATTTCTTTCCATCAACATCAATAATACTCATATTCGTATCTCAAATACTTCATGGGTTTTTCTACGGAATCACTATCCCAATTCTTTGGGCTATGATTGCTGATGTAGCCGATTATTCGGAATGGAAAAATAACCGTCGAGCAACAGCCATCATATTTTCTGCCATGATGGTAGGTTTAAAAGCGGGTCTAAGTATTGGGGGCGCTTTAACTACATGGTTTTTAGGATTTTTTAATTATGTGCCCAATGCACTAGAACAGCCTGATTCCGCCATTAACGGCATTAAATTACTGGTTAGTGTTTTTCCTTCTATCCCATTTTTGATTGGTGTTGGGTTATTGTTTTTCTATGAAATTAATAAAAAAATGGAGGTTGAATTAGAATGTGATTTAAAGGAAAGAAGATTAAGTGTCGTTAAATAACAAATATAAAAATATTATAATGCCAGATAAAAGTACAGAACATATTGATTTTGAAAGCTTAAGTAAAAATGCCATCTCTCAGCCTTTGGTATCCCATATATATACTGCCGATCCATCTGCTCATGTTTTTAATAATAAGATATATATATATCCTTCTCATGATATAGATGCAGGTGTTCCTTTTAATGATAATGGAGACCATTTTGGAATGGAAGATTATCATGTGATATCCATGGACAACATAAATGCCAAAGCAGTTGATAATGGTGTTGCACTACACGTAGATGATGTGCCTTGGGCAGAAAGACAAATGTGGGCACCTGATGCCGCTCATAAAAACGGGAAATACTATTTGTTTTTCCCTGCTAAGAATAAAGAAGGGATTTTTCAAATAGGCGTTGCAATAAGTGATTTCCCTACGGGACCATTTAAAGCAGAACCAAATCCTATAGTGGGCAGTTATAGTATAGATCCAGCCGTTTTTGAAGATGAAGATGGTAGTTATTACATATATTTTGGGGGAATTTGGGGCGGACAACTTCAAAAGTACCGGAACAATATATACCGTGAAGATAATGAGCTTCCTAAGCCAAATGAGCCTGCTTTATTACCTATTGTAGCAAAACTTACAGAGGATATGTTACAATTTTCCGAAGTACCGAAGGAAGTACGGATTTTAGATGCGTATGGTGAACTGTTACTGGAAGGAGACAACGAAAAACGTTTTTTTGAAGCGTCTTGGGTGCATAAATATAAGGGTAAATATTATTTTTCATATTCGACAGGAGATACGCATTTTATCTGTTATGCCATAGGCGATAGCCCTTACGGACCATTTACGTATAAAGGACGTATTTTAAACCCTGTAATAGGTTGGACGTCCCATCACTCAATTTGCGAGGTAGAAGGTAAGTGGTATTTATTTTACCATGATTCTAGCTTATCTCAAGGTGTGACGCATTTAAGGTCTATTAAGGTTAGCGAAATTAAATATAACGATGATGGTACTATTATAGCACTTAATCCTTATGACAAGAAATCTTGTTAATAAATGACAATGTAATTTAATTATAATAATTAAAAAAAGAGAGGCTAAAATATGGTCTCTCTTTTTTTTGTAAATAAAACAACCTCAAATTAAATAAACTTGAGGTTGTTTTTAAAAACTAACTAAACTAAACAAATAATGTTATTGAGCTACTAAAGCAATGTTGTCTATAAACATGGTCTCTCCAGTTTTACCCATATCTAAAGCAACTCTAGTTGCATCGGAATTTGCTGTGAATTCCCAAGTGATTTGTTGCCATTGAAGACCAAAGTTAAAATCGGGTCCATAAGAAGCTCCTCCAGATGCATTAGTAGAGAAACGCATTAAAGCATTAGTAGACTCTGCTCTATAGGACATTACAACAAGATACTTGACACCAGGAGTAGTAGCTGCCGCATTACTTACAAATTGTGTACTCCATGGATTGTTGTTGGCTCCTACAATTTTTGCAGTTCTACCTGCATAAGAATCTGATGCTGAAGCTAAAGTTATTCCAGCACCTCCATTCCATTTACCCCAACTGTCAAAATTATCACCGGTTCCTAGTTCAAAATTACCATTTTGTATTAGGTTTTCTGATGCATAAAAAATAGTTGTGGATGTAATGGTGCCAAAAGTTGTTGTAATTTCTATATCAACAGGAAGCGTTTTATTAGGAACGGTAGGGACAGTAAATACAAGTTCAGAAGTTGAAGAAGATACTACAGTTGCATTAACACCACCTACAGTAACTTGTGGGCTGTATTCTAAAAATTCACCAGTAATAGTTACATTATTTCCTGGGCCAGCAGCACTTGTAGAAACAGTGTAAATCGCAGGGATTGGTTTTTTTAAAACACCTATTTCTGTAGTTACACGATAGTTGTTTTTCATTGCTAAGGTGACTACATTCTCTCCTAGTTTTGCTGCGGTTGGAACTTCAAAAGATAACGTATTACCATCTACAGTAAAAGTTGCTTCTATCTGTCCAACAAAAACGTATTGAACTTGGTCTAGACCAGTTCCTTCAATTGTAGCGATATCTTGAACATATTGCTCAGCAGGACTCACAGACATAACCGAAACAGAACCTGTATCGTCGTTGCTGTCACAACCTACAAGGAACAAAGACGTTACCAGGGTTAACAAACCGCATAGTTTTTTCATATTGTTTTTCATATGTAAATATTTATTGTTTTTTAATGGTCATATGGTATCGCTTTATTTTCATTGGTGTTTGTGTTTCCAAATCGTGGCGATTTCATAATTTATTTTTTTATTGTTAATAACCTGTATTTTGGTCAACTCTTGCTAAGTCAACAAAGGTTTGTGGAATAGGCCATCTAAGATGTTTATCTTGAATGTTAGGCGCAGCGAGTGCATTATGTAATTTAACGCGTTCTATTAATTTACCAGTTCTCTTTAAGAAACTCCATCTTACACCTTCAAAACCTAATTCTCTAGCATGTTCTTCTATAATATCTTCCTCTGTTAAGGAAGTGAAATTGTGGCTAGAGTTGCCGTAAGCCCTTTCTCTAATGGCGTTTATAAAAGGTAAAGCTTTACCTTCTTCACCATTTCTCCAATAAGCTTCTGCAGCATTTAAATACGCATTAGAAAGTCTATATACAATTACATTTCTGTAACCATCTGCACCATCTACCAATCTTCCATACGTACCATCTTCCCATGTTTTTGTACATGCTGGATTAATGATAGCCGCATTAGCAAAGACAGATCCTCCTGGAGATAATACATATTCGGGAGTAACCGTATCACCAATTGAAAAACCAGAACCTTCTACAATTTTATCACCTGTAATATCCACATCAAATTGCCAAGTTGTTTTATGCCATGCATTTAATCTACCATCTTCATTATCAAAAAGAGAAAAATAATATGTAGAGGGTGTCATACGTCCATAAGGTCTTCCTCCCTGTTCAAATGTTCTCGCAACACCATTAACCCTATCGTATAAAGGTACCAACATCATAACCATACGGTTACGTCTGTTTAAAATAGCTGGATCAAAAACCCAAGAAAGCATAATTTCAAGATTGTTTTCTGTACCTTGTTTACCACCTTCAAGACCAAAAATACCATCTAGGGGTTGCAATGAAAACCCTCCTGTACTAATACACTCAGCAGCAGCATCACCAGCTTCTTTCCACATACCTAAATCTAGATACGCTTCAGATAAAAGGAAATTAGCCAAGCCACTTGAAGGTGTTCCAACACCAGATGTACCTGTTCTGTTTGGTAAATTTGGAATAGCAGTTGTAAGATCGTTTAAAATCAAATCGTAAATAACAGATTTGTCCTCTAAAGGCGCCTCAGAAGAAGGCTCTGATCCTGGGGGCAATACTTTTGCAATGGGAATGTTATCAAAACGTCTTACCAATTCTAAATAGCAGTAAGCCCTCATGGTTCTTGCTTGCCCTTCAAGTCTAGCAACAGTTGCTTCTTCTTGAGGAGTTACTGGCACAATAGCATTTTCAATAACACTATTACAATTTGCTATGGCTCTGTAATGATTATCCCAAATTTGAGCTACTGGTCCACTATTTGGAGAAAGATTTACATTATAAGCATTCATTGCTGGTAAACCAGCCGATGGTTCATCGTTAATATTAGTCCCTGCAAGTGATAAATCTGTGCCCGCTTGTTTATAGACAGACGTATCAGTTCCCTCATGTAAATTACGTAAGGTTTCAAAAACTTGAAACATGGTAGCCTCAAGTCCATCAATTGTATTTAATGCTTGATCTGCAGTTAATCTATCTTGAGGCTGAAGATCAATTATTTGATTATCACAACTCGTAATAATTAAGAGCAATGACATCGTTTTTAATAATGATTTAAATATTTTCATAAAACTTTTTTTTATTTATTAGAAAGTTATTTTAGTCCCAAAAACCCATGTTTTTGTTATAGGGTAAGACCCAGGCCCTGATTCAGGAGAAAAAGCATCTTTATAATCGGTAAAATACTTAAGGTTATTACCTCTTACATATAGCGATAAACCATTAACAAAAGTTTTATCTAGAAACTTTTTAGGAAGATTGTATGTTAATGACACATTTCTTAATGCTACAAATGAAGCATCCCGAATTCTTATAGAATTTGCAAAACGACTAGAAAGCCCGCCGCCATTTCCAATTCTAGGAAATTCATTTGATGGATTATCAGGTGTCCAATAATTTATATTAATAATATTCGATCTATTAGAATTGTAACCACCATAAAAGCTATTAACTCGTGTTACGCCTTGAACTGATTCTACTAACACTGATAATTCAAAGCCTTTGTATGTAAATGTATTCGTGATACCTCCAAACCAATCTGGTGTAGGGTTGCCTAAAAAAGTACGGTCATCATCATCAATGACGCCATCTGGAATACCATCTGGACCACTTAAGTCAGCAATTTTAGGGTCACCAGGTAATACATTTAGGAAATTGGTGCCAGTTGTGTTAAGGTTTTCAACCTCAGCTGTTTGATAAACACCTAAATATTTATAATCATATATCTCTCTAAAATCTTGCCCAATAAACCAACCATTAGCAGGATTGTCAACAGGATTGCCATTCTCATCTTCATCATTTCTACTCAATCTAACTAATTTATTTCTGTCCTGAGTATAATTCATATTAACACTCCAGGTAAAATCATCAGTATCTATGATACGAGCAGCTAAACTTAACTCTAAACCTTTGGTTTCAGTTTCACCAATATTTGAATCATAGCTTGTTGCTCCATTATTAGCGACTCCAATGATGGTTTCTGGTAATAGTAAGTCTATGTTGTTAGTTTGATAATATTCGAAACTACCGGTAATACGATTACTTAATAAACCAAAATCTAATCCTACGTTAAACTGTTTGCTTTCTTCCCACTTTAAATTTGGATTTCCAGCTGTAGTTCCAGGGCCATAACCATTAAATAAAATAGGCTCACCGTCTGCATCAACTCCAATAGGTAATTGAATATTATTAGCTAATGCCAAGTAGCGAAAATCTGAATAGTTATCATTACCAGTTATACCATAACTACCTCTTAGTTTTAAATTGCTAACAACGTCAACGTCTCTCAAGAAACTTTCATTGTGAGCATTCCATGCAAATGAACCAGAAGGAAAAACACCATATTTATTATTTGCACCAAATCTTGAAGACCCATCACGTCTCACCGATAAATTTAGAATATACCTGTCGTCAAACCCATAAGTTACACGACCAATTAAATAAACTTTACCAGATTTATTTTTATCCCAGCTAAAGCGATCATCTTCATCTAAACTATCATCAATACCGTTATAACCTAATAAATCGGTTGGTAATCTTAATGCTATAGCATTTAATCTATCAAATTCAAACTGTTGAAATCCATAAACAAAAGTTCCAGTTACATCATGTTTTCCGAATACTCCAGTATAATTTATAATATTGTCTAACAAATAACTTGTATTGTTTGTTTTTTGAATTCTTGCTTCATTTGGCTCACCTTCCTTATACCTTGAAGATAAAAAACTTCCGTAAAATTCATTTCTATCTTCTGCACTTGCGTTAATGGTATATTTAAATCCACCTCCTAAACTTATTTCAATATATGGGTTTACAATAGATCTGGTAGTTATTCTATCTATAATAGATTCATTATATCTGTATAAAGGGTTGATTTGAAACTGATCGCCTGTTATAAATTGTGTTAAACTACCATCAGGATTATAAACGGTACCTAAAGGCGTGTTGTTTGAAATAGGAATAAAAGGAGCAAAACCTCCATTTTGATTAAATTCATCAATCACATTACTGGTTTCATCCGCTTCACTTCTTGTATATTGAATTCTAGACCCAATTTTTAACCAATCATTAGGAGCATAGTCAGTATTTAAACGGTATGAATACCTTTTATAGTCGGATTTAAGAGCAATACCTTTTTCATCATACATATCTCCATTTAAATAGAAATGAAAATTTTCAGAACCACCTGAAGCAGTGAGACTTACTCTATTAGTTGTACCTTGTCTTAGCAAGACATCCTGCCAATCAACATCTTTACCGGCTATATAGTTAGCTAATTGATCTGGGGATAATAATGTATTTAAAGAAGGTACAGAGACAGGGACACCATTTGCGATATCGGAACCTACTTCAACATCTTTTAAATATTGAATATATTGATCACCATTTGCGAAATCTATTCTATTTGCTAAGTTATTAAAACCTGTAGAAGTAGAAATCGTAAATACTGGTTTGCCTACCTTACCTTTTTTAGTTGTAATTAATAAAACACCATTAGACCCACTTGCTCCATATATTGAAGCAGAGGCAGCATCTTTTAAAACAGTCACAGATTCAATATCGTCTGGGTTTATTTCAGATAAATTACCTCCAAGTAGTGGCACACCATCGACTACGATAGTAGCTTGGTTTGCGGCATCAACACCAGTTCCTGCAGCGCCAAGTGAGCGTGTACCTCTAATTTTGATTGAAACTCCGGATCCAGGTTGTCCACTGCCTTTAGTAATTTGAACCCCAGCTGCCTGACCTCTTAGAGATTCAGCTACGTTAGGAACCGTAATACGCTCTAATTC
This genomic window from Mariniflexile sp. TRM1-10 contains:
- a CDS encoding IPT/TIG domain-containing protein; the protein is MKKLCGLLTLVTSLFLVGCDSNDDTGSVSVMSVSPAEQYVQDIATIEGTGLDQVQYVFVGQIEATFTVDGNTLSFEVPTAAKLGENVVTLAMKNNYRVTTEIGVLKKPIPAIYTVSTSAAGPGNNVTITGEFLEYSPQVTVGGVNATVVSSSTSELVFTVPTVPNKTLPVDIEITTTFGTITSTTIFYASENLIQNGNFELGTGDNFDSWGKWNGGAGITLASASDSYAGRTAKIVGANNNPWSTQFVSNAAATTPGVKYLVVMSYRAESTNALMRFSTNASGGASYGPDFNFGLQWQQITWEFTANSDATRVALDMGKTGETMFIDNIALVAQ
- a CDS encoding SusC/RagA family TonB-linked outer membrane protein, translated to MTKFLLFKSEHIKQIGFLILLFLFCTGMHAQITVSGNVSDVDGPIPGANLILKGTNNGAATDFDGNFIISNVPSDGVLVFSFIGYKTKEVLINNRKQINVTLEPDAAALDEVVIIGYGTSKKGSVTGAITTVDAQELERITVPNVAESLRGQAAGVQITKGSGQPGSGVSIKIRGTRSLGAAGTGVDAANQATIVVDGVPLLGGNLSEINPDDIESVTVLKDAASASIYGASGSNGVLLITTKKGKVGKPVFTISTSTGFNNLANRIDFANGDQYIQYLKDVEVGSDIANGVPVSVPSLNTLLSPDQLANYIAGKDVDWQDVLLRQGTTNRVSLTASGGSENFHFYLNGDMYDEKGIALKSDYKRYSYRLNTDYAPNDWLKIGSRIQYTRSEADETSNVIDEFNQNGGFAPFIPISNNTPLGTVYNPDGSLTQFITGDQFQINPLYRYNESIIDRITTRSIVNPYIEISLGGGFKYTINASAEDRNEFYGSFLSSRYKEGEPNEARIQKTNNTSYLLDNIINYTGVFGKHDVTGTFVYGFQQFEFDRLNAIALRLPTDLLGYNGIDDSLDEDDRFSWDKNKSGKVYLIGRVTYGFDDRYILNLSVRRDGSSRFGANNKYGVFPSGSFAWNAHNESFLRDVDVVSNLKLRGSYGITGNDNYSDFRYLALANNIQLPIGVDADGEPILFNGYGPGTTAGNPNLKWEESKQFNVGLDFGLLSNRITGSFEYYQTNNIDLLLPETIIGVANNGATSYDSNIGETETKGLELSLAARIIDTDDFTWSVNMNYTQDRNKLVRLSRNDEDENGNPVDNPANGWFIGQDFREIYDYKYLGVYQTAEVENLNTTGTNFLNVLPGDPKIADLSGPDGIPDGVIDDDDRTFLGNPTPDWFGGITNTFTYKGFELSVLVESVQGVTRVNSFYGGYNSNRSNIININYWTPDNPSNEFPRIGNGGGLSSRFANSIRIRDASFVALRNVSLTYNLPKKFLDKTFVNGLSLYVRGNNLKYFTDYKDAFSPESGPGSYPITKTWVFGTKITF
- a CDS encoding RagB/SusD family nutrient uptake outer membrane protein, which translates into the protein MKIFKSLLKTMSLLLIITSCDNQIIDLQPQDRLTADQALNTIDGLEATMFQVFETLRNLHEGTDTSVYKQAGTDLSLAGTNINDEPSAGLPAMNAYNVNLSPNSGPVAQIWDNHYRAIANCNSVIENAIVPVTPQEEATVARLEGQARTMRAYCYLELVRRFDNIPIAKVLPPGSEPSSEAPLEDKSVIYDLILNDLTTAIPNLPNRTGTSGVGTPSSGLANFLLSEAYLDLGMWKEAGDAAAECISTGGFSLQPLDGIFGLEGGKQGTENNLEIMLSWVFDPAILNRRNRMVMMLVPLYDRVNGVARTFEQGGRPYGRMTPSTYYFSLFDNEDGRLNAWHKTTWQFDVDITGDKIVEGSGFSIGDTVTPEYVLSPGGSVFANAAIINPACTKTWEDGTYGRLVDGADGYRNVIVYRLSNAYLNAAEAYWRNGEEGKALPFINAIRERAYGNSSHNFTSLTEEDIIEEHARELGFEGVRWSFLKRTGKLIERVKLHNALAAPNIQDKHLRWPIPQTFVDLARVDQNTGY
- a CDS encoding glycoside hydrolase family 43 protein, which translates into the protein MPDKSTEHIDFESLSKNAISQPLVSHIYTADPSAHVFNNKIYIYPSHDIDAGVPFNDNGDHFGMEDYHVISMDNINAKAVDNGVALHVDDVPWAERQMWAPDAAHKNGKYYLFFPAKNKEGIFQIGVAISDFPTGPFKAEPNPIVGSYSIDPAVFEDEDGSYYIYFGGIWGGQLQKYRNNIYREDNELPKPNEPALLPIVAKLTEDMLQFSEVPKEVRILDAYGELLLEGDNEKRFFEASWVHKYKGKYYFSYSTGDTHFICYAIGDSPYGPFTYKGRILNPVIGWTSHHSICEVEGKWYLFYHDSSLSQGVTHLRSIKVSEIKYNDDGTIIALNPYDKKSC